One Babylonia areolata isolate BAREFJ2019XMU chromosome 27, ASM4173473v1, whole genome shotgun sequence DNA window includes the following coding sequences:
- the LOC143301171 gene encoding S-phase kinase-associated protein 1 codes for MPPMKLQSSDGELFEVETEIAKQSVTIKTMLEDLGMDDDEEEAVPLPNVNAAILKKVIQWCTYHKDDPPPPEDDENKEKRTDDICSWDAEFLKVDQGTLFELILAANYLDIKGLLDVTCKTVANMIKGKSPEEIRKTFNIKNDFTPAEEEQVRKENEWCEEK; via the exons ATGCCTCCCATGAAGCTACAGAGTTCAGACGGTGAGTTGTtcgaggtggagacagagattgCAAAACAGTCAGTGACGATCAAGACCATGCTGGAAG ATCTGGgcatggatgatgatgaggaggaagctGTCCCTCTGCCAAACGTCAATGCTGCCATCTTGAAGAAGGTGATCCAGTGGTGCACCTATCACAAggatgaccccccaccccctgaggACGATgagaacaaggagaagagaaCAGATGACATCTGCTCTTGGGACGCCGAGTTCCTCAAGGTTGACCAGGGAACACTTTTTGAGCTCATCTTG GCTGCCAACTACCTGGACATCAAGGGCTTGCTGGACGTCACCTGCAAGACGGTGGCCAACATGATCAAGGGCAAGTCCCCAGAGGAGATCCGCAAAACCTTCAACATCAAGAACGACTTCACGCCTGCAGAGGAGGAGCAG GTGCGGAAAGAGAATGAATGGTGTGAGGAGAAGTAA
- the LOC143301034 gene encoding bromodomain-containing protein 3-like, giving the protein MKRVVLETLWSDPLSRPFHRLDLSQYNFNDHSSRLMDMDIIRGRLESRSYLSAHHCIVDFRMIFDDVYKLTSQTNELRVLARALEKKFIQLLENLPETEFEVLEPDHGAQGAEAVAAGPQPQLPTGTTKAEVEQIWTLSTQLKFCVHVFNEVIVEHRELAKVFAAPLIFTLRDSTVVKAPMDLRTVKRKMSSKVYITAEDIESDVRRIFTTCYKCCVERSSLIAKAQKLQHAFEIKFSKKPDESPERYKREETRNTGECPEAKRQPCNANRSTVACPPDAVTISVHAGDTVEAKVPWSADKGEVMIYERDIALSETSSGDSDTTSTSYDSDSSD; this is encoded by the exons ATGAAACGGGTGGTGCTGGAAACGCTATGGTCCGATCCTCTCTCCAGGCCATTCCACCGCCTGGACTTGTCCCAGTACAACTTTAACGACCACAGCAGTAGACTGATGGACATGGACATCATCAGAGGCAGGCTGGAAAGCCGGAGCTATCTCAGCGCCCATCACTGCATCGTGGACTTCAGAATGATCTTCGACGACGTCTACAAGCTCACCAGCCAGACGAACGAGCTGCGCGTGTTAGCTCGCGCGCTGGAGAAAAAGTTTATCCAGCTGCTGGAGAATCTACCTGAAACGGAGTTCGAAGTCCTGGAACCTGACCACGGGGCCCAGGGCGCCGAAGCAGTTGCAGCAGGACCTCAACCACAGCTACCCACGGGGACCACAAAGGCAGAGGTGGAGCAGATATGGACACTGTCCACACAGCTGAAATTCTGCGTGCATGTCTTTAACGAGGTAATCGTCGAACACCGCGAGCTGGCCAAGGTCTTCGCGGCACCCTTGATATTCACGCTACGAGACTCCACAGTCGTCAAGGCGCCCATGGACCTGCGCACCGTCAAGCGCAAGATGAGCAGCAAGGTGTACATAACGGCAGAAGATATTGAATCCGACGTGCGTCGAATTTTCACAACGTGCTACAAGTGCTGCGTGGAACGATCTTCCCTGATCGCCAAGGCTCAAAAGCTGCAGCACGCCTTTGAAATCAAGTTCTCCAAGAAGCCCGACGAATCCCCCGAG AGGTACAAACGAGAAGAAACGCGCAACACCGGAGAATGCCCAGAAGCAAAACGTCAGCCCTGCAACGCCAACAGATCGACTGTGGCATGCCCTCCTGACGCCGTCACCATCTCCGTGCATGCAGGCG ACACAGTTGAGGCAAAGGTTCCATGGTCTGCGGACAAAGGGGAGGTAATGATCTATGAAAGGGACATCGCTCTGTCCGAGACTTCCAGCGGTGATTCGGACACGACCTCGACAAGCTACGACTCTGACTCCAGCGACTAA